In a genomic window of Erigeron canadensis isolate Cc75 chromosome 5, C_canadensis_v1, whole genome shotgun sequence:
- the LOC122599510 gene encoding uncharacterized protein LOC122599510, translated as MVVISSLFRNSDGFCSRRKSSAFYGFNLVMPVVQRRVKGPMWLHFLIGAQPVLEFSSACAGLAGGAIPALAQLASSSYHAAVSFPSLSTSPPKDHELNKSRTSSTL; from the exons atgGTTGTTATATCATCTCTCTTCCGCAACTCAGATGGGTTCTGCAGTCGGCGAAAGTCAAGTGCATTCTATGGATTCAATTTAG TGATGCCGGTTGTTCAAAGACGAGTGAAAGGACCTATGTGGTTGCATTTCCTGATTGGG GCCCAGCCTGTGCTAGAGTTCTCATCAGCTTGTGCAGGATTGGCAG GTGGTGCAATTCCAGCTCTTGCTCAACTAGCATCATCTTCTTATCACGCAGCAGTCTCATTCCCATCGTTATCCACATCACCTCCTAAGGATCATGAATTAAACAAATCGAGAACTTCTTCCACTCTATAG